The genomic window CGGACGCTGTCGCTGCCCGCTGGGTGTGAGCGGGGAGATGTGTGAGGATGGTGAGTGCCCTTTGATCTCTTACCAGGCCATGCGCAGCTAAAACGCTCATCGGACCAAAGGTTCTACATCTTAACATGTGATATGATCAGGTGTGTCCTTGTTTTCAGGCTGCCCGAAGGGTTTCTATGGAAAGTACTGCAATAAGAAGTGTAACTGTGCCAACAATGGGCGCTGCCACCGCGCCTACGGAGCCTGCCTGTGTGACCCAGGTCTCTACGGGAGATACTGCCACCTTCGTGAGTACCTCGGGCACCCATCAGCTTGACAAACTTCTATCTATCTACTGTAGCTATAGTCCATGAAGCAAAAATACCTGTTTTCTTAAcactctctcccccctcccctctctctctctctctccagcgtgCCCGAAGTGGGCGTTTGGCCCAGGCTGCTCGGAGGAGTGTCGTTGTGTGCAACGGAACACCCAAGAGTGCAACCGAAGGGATGGGGGCTGTGTCTGCAAGCCCGGCTACAGCGGCAGCACCTGCCAGGACGGTGAGTCTGAACCAGTCCAGAAAAAATAACTAGGATAACAGAGCAGTCAGCAAAAGAGAGTGCAACCAAGTTGCCTGCATCTAGCTTGAAGTCACGGCATAAACAGTGGGAAAGATGGTTCATTATCTGCAATCGTTAACAACCACTGTTTCTTTCTGAAGAATGCAGCCCTGGTTTCTATGGCTCTGGCTGCAGGAGAAAGTGCGAGTGTCCCGCGGGTGTGCCCTGCGATCATGTGAGCGGCGAGTGCAAGAGACAGTGTCCGGCGGGCTACAGCGGCGAGAACTGCGATCGAGGTGAGCTGTCCTTACTGGAATAGACTGTGCTTCAAAGAGTAGGAATTCAAATCAGTATTGTCAATGGGGTGGCATGCTAAAGAAGTCAAATGCAAATTTCCTTTATCCTTTAAATACTGGTCTTTAAATCATGTGCTTTAATCACTGTATCTCCTGTTTTATAATTCAGGCAGTAGACCGGACAAAAAAacgacacaaaaaaaataaaaatacattgagatTTTGTCTGGCTTTAGAAACTGGGATGTTTCCTTTTGATCCTTAATAACCAGCTTATTTTGGAAAGCCTGTTTCCAAAGAGAGTCAAACTCAGCTGTGTTTAAGAGTTGCTCCAATTTTTTTAGCCCCAAAGACCCCACTGTTTTAGTCAAGCCAACTGTCTGCTGCTGGTTGTTGCCGAGGTGTCCGTGCTAATCGCCTGTACAGCAGCGACATTGGAAATCCTCTATCAGGGGCATATAAAAATGTGGTTCCTCAGGGAGGTTATCACTGGAAATAACATAAATATTTGTATAGAGACACTGAGCTGGCCGACACTGCAGTCCGCCTGGAAGCTATTAAACCATCTGTCATCAATTAGGAACAACTTTGGGAAAGCAAGAAACGCAATggagcttttttttattgtttcttcatTTCCTTCTCAATTTTGAGGcttacttttgttttgctttttaatgtatatatttgggGCCCTCACAGCACGGGTATCGCCATACTGACAATGCCCGTCTTGCCAGCCTGGTCACCAGGTCACAATAACTTGCAGTCCAGCAAGCTAGCCACAGAGCACAGGTAAGCAGGggctgtgcagctgcagccaggcATCCTGATGTCCCGTCTCTCTCCTGCTTTGACAGTGTGTCCGGAGGGAAGGTTCGGAGTGAACTGCTTGGAGCCGTGCTCCTGCGGAGGATTCCCGTGTGACAGGGTGAGCGGAGAGTGCAGGTGTCCTGCCGGGAGGACCGGCCCCAGCTGTGAGcgaggtgagaggagagggggcCTGGTGTCAGACAAGCTTACTTTAACAAGGGAGTAACAGTGAGGGTATCCTGCGCGAGATCTATCAGCTGGAAACAAAGCACAATACAAGTGCACACAAAACACATTGGATATTAAGGGGCACTGTGATATTTGGGAAATTGATCGTGTGCCACCAGCAATCTGGCACAGTTCCTTTTATTGTGCCTAAATAACTGGAAGTGGAGTATAAGCCTCTCATGCCTTTCATGTGATTCCGATTCTGAGCCGAGAGCCGTGGTGTGTGGAGGGATTGCAATTGTGGAGGCAATAGTTTTGGGCTTCTAAATAATAAGACGGAAGGGAGGCATGAAAGAAAGAGGGTGGGTGGGGTTCATGCTTCTTTTAATTCTTTGATGCTTTGTTGACAAGAGAGGGGGGGACAGGAGCTCCGTTTGGGTGCCAGAGGTCTGGCTCGACCTGCACGTCCCAGCAGAACTTGAACCCAGTGGGTTTGGCTTTGTGATTTGGCCCGGAAGTGGGAATCTTATCGGCTGTGAATGAGGGACACTAATCGCTGGCTATCAAATGATGGCTTTGCACATAAATACCAGCGGTTATTTTGTAAATGCACACTTAAAACTGCATGCTTAAAACAAAGGATGTGGAAGAGATTCTGTTCTTTTTCTGGCATGGAAGGATGTGCTTGTTATTATTGTCCTCATCGCCAAGCTCTCACTAACTAAACATTATAATAATAGACACATCTGGCTTTGTAATGGAAGGTCACAGAGGTGTTGAATTTTCAGACTTGAGTTAAACTTCACTTCCAACATTAGAACACAGGCAGCCTATGAGGAATCCAGTCGGACAtgaattaaccctttcagtcctgaaagAGGAGGACCTGCTTTATCTTAGCTGTGTATGTTAACATTGCCTTcggaaatcacattggaacctcacgggactcctaggtcccagtctgaggtcgtgcataaatatatggaaaaaataaCTAACTCATGTATAGGCAATAAAGGAATTCCTTCTTCAGTGTGATAATTCAggagtgaaagggttaactgggTCAGTGAGAAGTACCctgttattaatataaaaaaccATATCTGAGCATAATAGATGCACCCCTGTCCACAGTGTGTGTAGTCCCAGAGCTGATTAACCCATGCCTTCAATCCTGTGTCAGATTGCCCTGAGGGTCTCTGGGGAGTAGGCTGTCTGAAGACCTGCCCGGTGTGTGACAACGGAGGGCTGTGTGCCAAGAAGACCGGCCTGTGTGACTGCCTGCCAGGATATATGGGCAAGCTCTGTCAGAACGGTAGGTACAGGAGTGCACACGTGGACAGAGACAATGAGGTGTCGCTAACACAGGTACTGACCCCTgatctctctctgtgtgtctgtgcagagtGCCCGGCAGGTCGCTTTGGTCAGGGCTGCCTGCTGCGCTGCGTGTGTGAGAACGACGGCCTCTGCGATCCCGTCACGGGACGCTGTACCTGCGCCCCAGGCTGGATGGGACACAACTGCAGGAGAGGTACGCtctattataagcagacttgtcTTTCTTATTGGattgtgcaatgcatgttttTTGACCATTgctgcaataaatatatatttttgaagtgGCCTTGGGGTTGCACTATCCATGCTAATGTCATATTTTCGCCTCGCTctcctctgctttcagcctgtgaCGCTGGCCGCTGGGGTCCTGACTGCGTGAACAGGTGTGACTGCAGGAACAGCGACGGCAGCTGTGACGCAGTGACGGGGCGGTGCATCTGTGAGGCGGGACACAGCGGCAGACACTGTGACCAGAGTGCGTGAGCTTCCCTTCTCTGCTCCAGCCTGGTTTCTCTCTTAACAGAcacttttctctctctctaacttTTTGTTTGCCCTCAGAATGCCCCCCTGGCTCGTTCGGGATGGCCTGTCGGCACCTCTGCCAGTGTGATAACGGAGCGGCCTGCGACCATGTGAGCGGAGCCTGCACCTGTCTGCCTGGCTGGACTGGGACCTTCTGCGAGAGGCGTGAGTAGTCAAGTTCTTCAGGTGCATCACTGTGGGATTTGACTTTCCCTTGTTACTGCATCCCAGCTCTGAGTTACTGGATCACAGACCTTGGTACCAAAGCTGCTGAATACTAGAGGCTGCGGGACAGTGCTCAGTGTCTCAGGGTTGCAGAAGGAAAGTTTTGCACATTGTCTGCAGGTGTTAGTTAGGATTGTAATGAACCCGTGTGTGTTCTTGCAGCCTGTCCAGAGGGGTTCTATGGGATGGAGTGCAAACAGAAGTGCAACTGCCTGAATGGGGCTCACTGTGACCCGCTGACCGGTACCTGTGCCTGCCGGGCCGGCTGGATCGGTCCTCACTGCAACCTGAGTGAGTCAAACAACCCGCATGATCACAGCAATTACCTCCTTCAGGGAAAACACAATGTTGCATGCTGTGCAGAACTGAATGGGACTTGTCTGATTTGCAAATGTTGTGCATAACAGCCAGGTATATACTTTATGCAAGAATGTAGTTGCCTGTATAGAaacaatgcatactgtacatagcaCACACCCAGTGCACCCATACTTCCATATGCGTATTGCTGATATAAACACGCGTCAGTCTGGCTCTCACTAATATGCTGCATTGTTCTTGTCTCAACCTTACACATGCTGCCACCCTTGCAAGCACACATGCTGCCACCCTTGcaagcacacacactgcagtagATCTACTTGTCCACGTGCCTCAGCCGGATCCTGTTTTTACAGATTTTGTTACAAAATGAGATCTACTGACTTTGTGAACTTGCATACTGCCTCTAATGGCTTCCACGTTGTTTTTGCCGCAGCCTGCCAGACTAATTCCTACGGGGAGGGCTGCAATCAGACTTGCGACTGTCACAACGGGGCGAGCTGTGACTCACTCAGCGGGCAGTGCGTCTGTGCACGGGGCTGGACCGGACCCAGCTGCCAGCGAGGTAACTACCCCTGACCCCTCACTGACCCAGCGATGTTATTTAACATAgatattctttaaaaagaaagcattgaaGCAGTTAAGTGTACTCATACAGAGCAGATACATTCTGAAAGCAGCTTGAGTAAAGGAAAGAAAGCTTCTTAATTTAGCTGTATGCCTGTATGGGTTTTTTCTTACCCCTGATCAGTCCTGCAACAATCTTATATAGTGTTGCGTGTGTGATGGGATCTTTGGTGCGGACAAACAAGAACAGATCTCACCTGATGCACGAGACAGTTGAAACTCTTCATCTCTCTTTCCCAGCATGCCCGGCCGGTTTCTACGGCGCTAGCTGCCAGCAGTTCTGCCTGTGCCAGAACGGCGGGTCATGTGATCACGTCAGCGGGCAATGCACGTGCCCAGAAGGGTGGACCGGGCATGCCTGCGAATTGGGTAAGTGCTCTGCGTGTTCACCATGTGACGTCATGTGAAATTCCCTGATGGGAATTCTAGCAGACTCTTGCGGTGGTTCCATGATGACCAGTAAACAACAGGGAGCGGCCACACACGCTTACTGGTTTCCACTCTTGCTTGTCACTAGCCGCTCTGGTAATTTCATCTGACTGACTGACCGCAATAGAGTGGCTGTGGAATTTAATTGATATTCTCAGTGTCATATGTGAACCACCCGGCACCCTCAACCACTTCAATTGTGATGCGGTAATATTGCATGAAACATTTGAACAGAGGAACGCTTTGAGAAGTGCTTTTAGTTTGCTGCCAGGAGCCGTCCCAGCGAGACTTTCCCTGTGTCTGAGCAATCTGTCTCATTACAGCTTAGCAGTAACTCCAGGGCTCAGCGGTAATTCCAGTCTAAATCCTGCTCCGTCTCACTTTGATTTAATGAAAAAGAGAGCAGCGAGGATGATTGGGGTTTGTCTTGTAGGATATGATAATGTACTCCAGTTGGAGGTCAACTCAACTCAAGTGGTTGAATACGCAAAGTTTCTGTCGAACACGCGAATGCTTCAGTTTGTATAAGACCTTGCAAGATTGCAAAATATGAAACAGGATTGCTACAGGGTAGATGGGTGGGATGACAGCAGATCATCAtttttattgatctttttttttttgcatcgttGGAAACTATTCTTTGCCGCTGAGctgttgttttcaaataaatgaaaacagattttagACTAGAGAGTCTGGAGCCGCAGTGTGTCAAGGAATGACTCGCGTTCCCATCAGCTGAGACTTTGCAAATGCCACGATCGCGCCCCTGTGGTTTACCAGAAGAGGCGGCCATTTACTGTGTTCAGACATGCCTTTAGgtggaagaaataaaaatgaaggaGCTACTGAAATTGCAGCTTGCCTCTCCTGTAGGGTAATTGCTCACTTTGACCACGTTTCAAATGCATTTGAACCATTCTGGGCTACACTGCACAATATTTTCAGGATTTAAAGCAACGGCACTCATTTACAAATTGTCCTCTTCAAGTATTCACCAATATTCAGATTTCACAATGTTAGCATATATGAAACCGTATAATAAGAATGCTTTCTGCTCATTGGAATGGCATGCTGGGTGCATCTTTATATCCATCGCTACACTGTTTTGAAGTTTAATCACCAGTCCCCTGCAGGATTTTGCGATCGCAGAAATCAGTACAGAATTCCCACAAGGCTGAAGAATGTGGTGCAGAAATCTATGTGTAAAGAGTGCTTCTGCCAGTCTCTCTAATCAGTGCGTTTCCATCTCGTTTCTGCAGAGTGCAGCCAGGGCAGGTTTGGAGTGGGCTGCCAACAGAGCTGTGACTGTGAGAACGGGGGGCTGTGCAACCCGCAGACCGGACAGTGCACGTGTCGGGCAGGCTGGTTCGGGGACAGGTGTCAGACAGGTGAGATCGCTGAAACAAAACACCTTTCTTCCACACTTACAGAAGCGCTGTGGTTTTTAAAGACCCCCCTGTCTTAGGATTGAGGCTCATACAAAGAATctgtaatacataaatacagcaaTGCTACATAGATATCCAGGAAACTATAAACCTATTGATGCAACACCCGTGGTAGGTGCTTGTGTGATTGCACCTGGTGGTTTTGGACTGTATCTCTGTTCTGTGTCCTATGAAAGCCAGCTGGGGTGTTGAAGAGCGTGCTGTGGGATGCCCCCGTACCAGCTTTGAACAATCCCTTTTCACATTACAGAGCACTGGCATGGTAGTTTGTGGCTGTATCAAgtatcagaaaaataaaactagtGAGAGAACTCACGCCACTAATCGTGCTTCAGTTTGGAGGGGTAGGAGGGGGAGGCCATACCAAAGCCAAGCTGGTGAATTAAAAGCATTTACTCATTTtcactggctggctggctggctggcaaaCTGTGGAAGGGGCTccacagaatggattgtgacattTACAAGGTGTTTATTACCCTATATTCAGGCTGGGGCTGCACTTGGAGTGCGCTGGGACCTCACAGTAAAAGCTAATTCACACACTTTCTTTATTCACTTCACTCTTCATTATGCTGAGCAGGGGCTAGTTTGCCTCTTTTGTGCAGCTCGctgccagccagccagcagtAAATGCACTGCAGCAGTGAGTCAGTCTGCGTGTGGCAAGATATACAGCAACTGCAAAAAACACAGGGAATACTTTTAATGTTATGTATTGCATCTGTTAAAAAACAATCAATACTCAAACATTAAATGTGGGTTATGCTTCTGTGTGTCCAGGGCAGGGGTCAACTGCTCGAAATAATCTTCAGTTCAAAGCGGATttcctgtttctgtctctcctgtGAATGTGAACCTCTTGTAACGAGCTCTGCCCTGGGCCGTGTGAACGGCAGGAGGATGAAGTGACTCGTTTGCTGTCTTTTGTTCCCTCGTCCCCAGCCTGTCCCGTGGGAACGTTCGGCACACGCTGCGAGGATCGGTGTGACTGCGAGCACGGGGCGTCCTGTCACCACGTCACCGGGACCTGCCGCTGTCCCCGGGGCTGGAGGGGACGGCAGTGCCAGAAAGGTCAGGACATTTGACCTCTTTCAAAAAACAGACAAGGagttaaagaatggaggaaacgctttgaaaatgtggcccttAAACTCTACACTATTAACATCAGAGTCCAGTGACTGCACACTAACTTTACTGTGTCGGACGGGAGGAAAATGCAAGAGTTTGGTATTGCCAAAAAGTTCAAGCCCAAATCGCTGAGGCAGTTTACAGCATTGCAATGTGCTTGGAGTACTGTGCGATCGTGCTGTACTGTGCAGTCTTTCCCTCTACTGGACATGTTGTGTACTGCACAATgactatatttttgtttgttttcagcttGTTTACCCAGCACCTATGGAGAGAACTGTGTGCAACTCTGCAACTGTCCCCCCGGCACTTCCTGTAACCACATCACCGGGGAGTGTGGCTGCCCTCCTGGGTTCACCGGCATCGGCTGTGAACAGAGTAAGAACGAGCGAGAGGCATGCTGCATCTTTACAATACTGAGACCAGGAACCACTGAACTGCCAcacacctcctctctctctctctctctctctctagcctgcCTTCCAGGGACCTATGGACACAACTGCAACCAGCTGTGCCAGTGCTCAGTGCAGACCCAACACTGCCACCCTGTGACCGGGGCATGCTACTGCGCGCCAGGCTACCATGGCAACGACTGCCAGCTGAGTAAGTTACCAGAGAGCAACAAGTTGTTTCTGTATAGTGCCTTCTACAGGTATATGTAGGACGCAACATGAAGAGGACTGAAATAGGGTTGAAACGTTTAGGAAAGAGAGGATTAAAACCTGTCTGTTTACTATGTTAATGCAGGACAGCAATGAAACATACCGAACCagatacaaaacaacacagacgTTCGATTACGTTTCTGTAAAGTCGTTGCTGTCTTCGATGGGGcagatttgtgtttgttgttgttgtgttaaaAGGTTATTTAAGAGTAGAtagcagctttaataaaaaacattcttcttcttcttgctccCAGAATGCCCAGATGGACTGTATGGCCCTAACTGTGAGCGATCGTGCCAGTGTCTGAATGGGGGTCACTGTGAGACCACCACTGGCACCTGCGAGTGCCCGCCTGGCTACATCGGAGCAGACTGCAATACCAGTGAGTATCTCTGCAAGCACAGCGTCAGGCTCTGCTCCCCACAGGGGTGTGCATTTACATGTCACCTGGGAGCACTGTGTCCGGCGCTGCTCCTCACAGGGGTGTGCATTTAAATTTCATTTCAATTTAAGGATTAaaatcatttacacatttaaactggaATGCATTGGGAGAAATCAGAAATGCCATCCTGAGTggtaatgcacattttaattgcgTTCCCAGCATGCCCCGCTGGTCTCTACGGGAAGGACTGCGCTCAGGTGTCTCACTGCCGAGAGGGGGTGCGCTATGATCATGTGACAGGAAACTGCACGTGTCCAGCCGGTAAGGCGGGCGCTCGCTGCGAACGAGGTGAGGTCCAAGCGACAGCGACTTCTTCCTTAACTTTAAACATTTCGTCTGGTAGCCTAATCAGTCTAACGGTTGTGAACCTGCGCTTGCAAAGTGCAAGACTGCAGTTGAAGCGGCTGGTGTATTTGCTCACACGCTGTTGCTCTGTAACGGCAGCCTGTGAGAAGGACCGCTTCGGGGAAGCTTGCCTGTTGTCCTGTTCCTGTAAGAACGGAGGGAGGTGTGATCCAGCGACTGGTTCCTGCTCCTGTGGACTGGGCTGGACCGGGCCGCACTGTGAGAGAGGTGAGGCATGGCATGTTAAAGATGATTGCTGGTGGTCACTTACAGCAGCAGAATGTCTCGAAAccccatttaaatgtattttcttacagAGTGTGCCCCAGGACGATACGGGGTAAACTGCCAGCTGGACTGCCAGTGTCAGAATAACGGGACGTGTGACAGGGTGACGGGTGGCTGCCAGTGTCCCGGGGGGTTCTATGGGCACAGCTGTGAACACGGTAAGACACGCACACATTGGAAAAGAGGTGAGGAAAATAACAGGTTAGCACCCGACTGCTGGTTCCTCAACATGCAAATTACcttaaaatgttattaacatGGCCAggattaaatatatattgttgtaCCTTTTTTAGGGCCACAGTAAATGGAACACTATGTGCCCCCTGGCGTACTGCTATAAAACCTCCTTTAAACATTATACAAGCAAATTAAACCAACATGTTGGTGTAATCGTTGGAGCC from Polyodon spathula isolate WHYD16114869_AA chromosome 16, ASM1765450v1, whole genome shotgun sequence includes these protein-coding regions:
- the LOC121328561 gene encoding multiple epidermal growth factor-like domains protein 6 isoform X1, whose amino-acid sequence is MEIKHMPGFIFLLFGIVSATYGRTLQPFMPNVCAEKELTMVGHRQPCVQAFTRMVKVWKQGCAGQAWCVGYERRSAYYTAYRQVYKKDYQTVYKCCPGWSQLNGEAGCLYPVCSSGVCFNGGQCVEGSTQLCDCPAGFDGPSCQYDKNECEETNGGCEFQCCNTIGSFYCKCPQGMKLKEEGKTCEDVDECQVHNGGCQHQCVNTPGSYYCECKPGSRLHTDGRTCIAVNTCAISNGGCEQECVQLSMAHYQCRCRHNYQLTDDSKHCKLMDPCGDRNGRCMQKCRSEGGVARCECHPGYTLAADSRSCEDLDECATGQALCSHGCHNTRGSFSCVCNPGYELGADGKQCYRIEMEIVNSCEANNGGCSHHCSHSTAGPVCSCNYGNALDEDQKTCVDIDECGGGDSCCEQDCSNYPGGYECYCRAGYRLNIDGCGCDDEDECLPDNGGCDHTCQNTAGSFQCYCEIGHKLDEDRRSCIPLVDPMETLNRQRPVERPIPQVTLLREEYTQLFEEGEEYDEGEGELRGEHTLAEKFVCLDNTFGHDCSLTCEDCSNGGVCGPERDGCECPDGWTGAVCNQTCPEGTFGKNCSFSCKCKNGAACDPVTGRCRCPLGVSGEMCEDGCPKGFYGKYCNKKCNCANNGRCHRAYGACLCDPGLYGRYCHLPCPKWAFGPGCSEECRCVQRNTQECNRRDGGCVCKPGYSGSTCQDECSPGFYGSGCRRKCECPAGVPCDHVSGECKRQCPAGYSGENCDRVCPEGRFGVNCLEPCSCGGFPCDRVSGECRCPAGRTGPSCERDCPEGLWGVGCLKTCPVCDNGGLCAKKTGLCDCLPGYMGKLCQNECPAGRFGQGCLLRCVCENDGLCDPVTGRCTCAPGWMGHNCRRACDAGRWGPDCVNRCDCRNSDGSCDAVTGRCICEAGHSGRHCDQKCPPGSFGMACRHLCQCDNGAACDHVSGACTCLPGWTGTFCERPCPEGFYGMECKQKCNCLNGAHCDPLTGTCACRAGWIGPHCNLTCQTNSYGEGCNQTCDCHNGASCDSLSGQCVCARGWTGPSCQRACPAGFYGASCQQFCLCQNGGSCDHVSGQCTCPEGWTGHACELECSQGRFGVGCQQSCDCENGGLCNPQTGQCTCRAGWFGDRCQTACPVGTFGTRCEDRCDCEHGASCHHVTGTCRCPRGWRGRQCQKACLPSTYGENCVQLCNCPPGTSCNHITGECGCPPGFTGIGCEQTCLPGTYGHNCNQLCQCSVQTQHCHPVTGACYCAPGYHGNDCQLKCPDGLYGPNCERSCQCLNGGHCETTTGTCECPPGYIGADCNTTCPAGLYGKDCAQVSHCREGVRYDHVTGNCTCPAGKAGARCERACEKDRFGEACLLSCSCKNGGRCDPATGSCSCGLGWTGPHCERECAPGRYGVNCQLDCQCQNNGTCDRVTGGCQCPGGFYGHSCEHACPPGFHGTNCQLICDCRNGATCDSVSGQCLCPPGYRGDHCEKECKRGSFGERCQRSCDCEDEASCDPVSGKCSCPPGKTGTKCDIDCGINRFGPGCSLTCDCGHNGQCNPRNGRCTCLHGWIGLTCQEGGSPKQTHHSPSPRGDLSHLQTAV
- the LOC121328561 gene encoding multiple epidermal growth factor-like domains protein 6 isoform X2, whose product is MGSLGQVLLTLCCFSGLFGTSSSSDNNLYRYLRKNCYTCYYRNTGYRTGYIGPDVDECQVHNGGCQHQCVNTPGSYYCECKPGSRLHTDGRTCIAVNTCAISNGGCEQECVQLSMAHYQCRCRHNYQLTDDSKHCKLMDPCGDRNGRCMQKCRSEGGVARCECHPGYTLAADSRSCEDLDECATGQALCSHGCHNTRGSFSCVCNPGYELGADGKQCYRIEMEIVNSCEANNGGCSHHCSHSTAGPVCSCNYGNALDEDQKTCVDIDECGGGDSCCEQDCSNYPGGYECYCRAGYRLNIDGCGCDDEDECLPDNGGCDHTCQNTAGSFQCYCEIGHKLDEDRRSCIPLVDPMETLNRQRPVERPIPQVTLLREEYTQLFEEGEEYDEGEGELRGEHTLAEKFVCLDNTFGHDCSLTCEDCSNGGVCGPERDGCECPDGWTGAVCNQTCPEGTFGKNCSFSCKCKNGAACDPVTGRCRCPLGVSGEMCEDGCPKGFYGKYCNKKCNCANNGRCHRAYGACLCDPGLYGRYCHLPCPKWAFGPGCSEECRCVQRNTQECNRRDGGCVCKPGYSGSTCQDECSPGFYGSGCRRKCECPAGVPCDHVSGECKRQCPAGYSGENCDRVCPEGRFGVNCLEPCSCGGFPCDRVSGECRCPAGRTGPSCERDCPEGLWGVGCLKTCPVCDNGGLCAKKTGLCDCLPGYMGKLCQNECPAGRFGQGCLLRCVCENDGLCDPVTGRCTCAPGWMGHNCRRACDAGRWGPDCVNRCDCRNSDGSCDAVTGRCICEAGHSGRHCDQKCPPGSFGMACRHLCQCDNGAACDHVSGACTCLPGWTGTFCERPCPEGFYGMECKQKCNCLNGAHCDPLTGTCACRAGWIGPHCNLTCQTNSYGEGCNQTCDCHNGASCDSLSGQCVCARGWTGPSCQRACPAGFYGASCQQFCLCQNGGSCDHVSGQCTCPEGWTGHACELECSQGRFGVGCQQSCDCENGGLCNPQTGQCTCRAGWFGDRCQTACPVGTFGTRCEDRCDCEHGASCHHVTGTCRCPRGWRGRQCQKACLPSTYGENCVQLCNCPPGTSCNHITGECGCPPGFTGIGCEQTCLPGTYGHNCNQLCQCSVQTQHCHPVTGACYCAPGYHGNDCQLKCPDGLYGPNCERSCQCLNGGHCETTTGTCECPPGYIGADCNTTCPAGLYGKDCAQVSHCREGVRYDHVTGNCTCPAGKAGARCERACEKDRFGEACLLSCSCKNGGRCDPATGSCSCGLGWTGPHCERECAPGRYGVNCQLDCQCQNNGTCDRVTGGCQCPGGFYGHSCEHACPPGFHGTNCQLICDCRNGATCDSVSGQCLCPPGYRGDHCEKECKRGSFGERCQRSCDCEDEASCDPVSGKCSCPPGKTGTKCDIDCGINRFGPGCSLTCDCGHNGQCNPRNGRCTCLHGWIGLTCQEGGSPKQTHHSPSPRGDLSHLQTAV